The window CAAAGTTTATCTGTGTGGTTGGGCAAGTAACTCGAACACCTTGGTCCACAACAATGCACCCAAACATATCACTGGTAGTAGAAACCCGAGTTTTACCTGTACCTGCGGTTAACCCCTTTAAGGCAGGTTGTTTGGAATGCGATTTCTGGCCCTTGTTCTTCCCCATACGTTGCCTAGCACTAGTTTGAAGATGTCATCTGAGGGGAAAAACACTACTACTTTGTGACCAAGAAGAGAGGAGGTAGTGAGAATGAACTCTCTTGTTGGCTAGTTGATTAAATATTGACAAAAGGCATCTCTTGTGTGACACagattgatgcaatcctaccccgcaagggcattggatagaaaaatccaagtagattgggccagagatgcaagagaaggccctagggttcttatgagccttagggtagatttcgggcccatgggctaagtacgagcccacttatctttgtaaatattagattaaggtttcattatttttgggccttgtatttagggatccataatgtaggtagggtaccctagaaatataggatttttcagcccttgtattttagggcacctagactagtttttgtattaggggtagttttgtaatttcacatgcactaagtggatatttgatgtgtgtggttggaaataaatttaattgaattggtagaagcccaatccaattaaattttagagggggaggtgagcatttgcttactacaccccattgccacatcatatagtcacactttgtgcatgtccttcatgcttttcatgcctcatgacacctaagcacacttagtggagaatcttggaattgatcttggattagtgggctgaaccataactaaaattcactaatcataattagtgaaattttggctccaaagtttggctccacaaattcaatttcacattcaagtgaaatttgaatttccctccaattttgtgtgacacttaggctataaatagaggtcatgtgtatgcatttttttgaactttgatcatttgaatattaaacttcatatttcaaagctcatttggagcacaaaatttcgtgctcttctctccctctcccttcattcatctccttcttcctccaagctcttatccatggcctcctatggtggtgagcttcttctagactcatctccttgaagtggcgtctcctctctctcttccttctccattccgctgccattcatcttccaaggagcaaaggaatccattgatgaagaagatcctaggcctacaagctccaatggagcttgcatcacagATCGTGGTTGGAAAACTACCAGCATCTACCGAAGTTGGAAGCAGCTCTTTAATGGTGGCCAGGCCACTGGGCGTCACCCAAGGAGGGAGAGTTGCTATGTGATGGAGAGGCTACTGCGCGCGCCCTAGAAGAGAGAACAAAGCTTTTTAATGAGAGCCCATTCCCCAAGTTTGATATTCTTGTGAAGCTTGCATGCAGCAAGAAGAGATCCAAATACAACCATAGTGCTCAACTTTTGGGATAAACCCAAATTCATGAACCATTTTATGAAATAGTATCTTCCCTTCTTGCCACAATCCTGAGTGACTACAAGCATGAAGAGCTCCAATGAATGTGATGTCATTATGGATGACCCCTAGTGCTTCCATTTCTTCAGAGTTCCAATGCTGCCTCACCATGACCATGCATTGCAAAACCAGATATCATGGCATTTCACATTGAAACATCACGGTCCATGGCCGCAGCAAGCAGTGCATCTATGTCTCCACACTTGGCATACGTGTCCACCAAAGAAgttttaagaataatatttcCCTTAATTCCTTGCTTGTCTATGTAGGAATGGATCCACTTACCCATTTCAAGTGATCCAGCTTTTGCACATATCATAAGGCGGCTAACCATGGTTCTCTCATTTGGCCTTATTCCGCAACCAGTCATGTGAACAAAGATATCAAAAGCCTCATCTAtgcaattgttttgtgcataagCTGAAATCATGGCACTCCACATCATTAAATCTTTGCTCTTGAAGCTATCAAAAACAGATCTTGCACTTCTAACATCACCACATTTGCCATACATATCAATAAAAGCAGTGGCTAGAACCAAAGACATGGTAAATCCACTTCTTAATGTGAAAGCATGTAACAATTTTCCTAATTCCAGAGCTCCTGCTGTGCCACACTCTTTGACAAAACTAAGCATTGTAATTTCATTTGGAGACATACCTTCTCCTAGCATTTTGACAAACAGTCCTACACCTTCATTCAAATTATTGCAATGAATGTAGGTTGCAATCATAGCAGTCCATGAAATGATACTAGTCTCAGACATGCCATCAAAAACCCTTCTTGCATAAGCTAAATTTTTACATTTAGCATACATATCAATCAAAGCAGTACTTAGAGGAACTCCTGATTTTCCACACTTCCAATTTCTCATTACATAAGCATGTGTGGCTTTCCCCAATTTCAAATCAGCAATTTCTGCCAAGACATGTGTGATGCTTATCATTGCAATTTCACTAGGCTTCACTCTCATAACATGCATATCTCTCACAAGGTCCAAAGCTTCATCAAGCAACCCACTCTTATCATAGCTCCTAATCATAGTACTCCAAGAAACAACATCTTTTTTATGAATCTTATCAAATACTAGCCGTGCTGATGCCAAGCTTCCAACCTCACTGTACATCATGATTAAAGCATTACACACAAAAACATCACCGTGAAATCCATTTTTCACCACAAAACCATGAACCTCTTGTCCTAGTAGGATTGAAGGGATAAGACAACATGGTTTGAGAACCGGTGGTATGATAAAATTGTCCACTTCAGTGTCTATTCTATGCATATAGGCGTAGATTTTCGCTGCATCTGCAGGGAAGTTGTTCTTGATGTAAGACGTTATTAGGAAGCTATGAATTGCTGCATTGCTAGAATAGGATTCAAGTGCTGCAAGAGGGACTCGATAACTGCAATTGGAACTGGTTTTGATGAAGTGGCCATGGAGTTGTTGTGTTTCATTGAGGTTGATGTCAAGTCCTTGTTGGATGTGAGGAACATT of the Glycine max cultivar Williams 82 chromosome 13, Glycine_max_v4.0, whole genome shotgun sequence genome contains:
- the LOC102667863 gene encoding pentatricopeptide repeat-containing protein At1g11290, chloroplastic; protein product: MHRIDTEVDNFIIPPVLKPCCLIPSILLGQEVHGFVVKNGFHGDVFVCNALIMMYSEVGSLASARLVFDKIHKKDVVSWSTMIRSYDKSGLLDEALDLVRDMHVMRVKPSEIAMISITHVLAEIADLKLGKATHAYVMRNWKCGKSGVPLSTALIDMYAKCKNLAYARRVFDGMSETSIISWTAMIATYIHCNNLNEGVGLFVKMLGEGMSPNEITMLSFVKECGTAGALELGKLLHAFTLRSGFTMSLVLATAFIDMYGKCGDVRSARSVFDSFKSKDLMMWSAMISAYAQNNCIDEAFDIFVHMTGCGIRPNERTMVSRLMICAKAGSLEMGKWIHSYIDKQGIKGNIILKTSLVDTYAKCGDIDALLAAAMDRDVSM